The Porphyrobacter sp. HT-58-2 genome has a window encoding:
- a CDS encoding sugar kinase, producing the protein MAGEGDPRGIVCFGECMIELSRMSGSGDWRMGFAGDTANVAIYAARAGVDVAYLSAIGADPYSAELRDFLTREGVDCRLVLTHPTRVPGLYAIRTDDRGERSFTYWRDQSAARDFFALPDTPAALAEAERARMLYLSGITLSLFDEAGRAKVAALAEAVRASGGAVVFDGNYRPRGWDDAAAARAAFAAIAPHCSIVLPTFEDEVALFGDDDPQDSVERWHRAGAQVVVVKMGDAGAVLSQSGAPPRLIPCPERKAARDTTGAGDSFNAAFLAALLMGAAPEAAVRAGHRLAGEVVMHPGAIIPMEAMPQ; encoded by the coding sequence GTGGCAGGTGAGGGCGACCCGCGCGGCATCGTCTGCTTTGGCGAGTGCATGATCGAACTGAGCCGGATGAGCGGCTCGGGCGATTGGCGGATGGGCTTTGCGGGCGACACCGCCAATGTCGCGATCTATGCCGCGCGCGCCGGGGTGGATGTTGCCTATCTCAGCGCGATTGGGGCTGACCCCTATAGCGCGGAACTGCGCGACTTTCTGACCCGCGAGGGCGTGGACTGCCGCCTCGTCCTCACCCATCCCACCCGCGTCCCCGGCCTCTACGCCATCCGCACCGACGACCGGGGCGAGCGCAGTTTCACCTATTGGCGCGACCAGTCCGCCGCGCGCGATTTCTTCGCACTGCCCGATACTCCCGCCGCGCTGGCCGAGGCGGAGCGGGCGCGGATGCTTTACCTTTCGGGCATCACGCTTTCGCTCTTCGATGAAGCGGGCCGCGCCAAAGTCGCGGCACTGGCCGAGGCGGTGCGCGCCAGTGGGGGCGCGGTGGTTTTCGACGGCAATTACCGCCCGCGCGGTTGGGACGATGCCGCCGCCGCTCGCGCCGCCTTCGCCGCCATCGCGCCGCATTGCTCGATCGTTCTGCCGACCTTCGAGGATGAGGTCGCGCTCTTTGGCGATGACGACCCACAGGATTCGGTCGAACGCTGGCACAGGGCGGGCGCGCAGGTTGTGGTGGTGAAGATGGGCGATGCGGGCGCTGTGCTGTCGCAGTCGGGCGCGCCGCCGCGCCTCATCCCCTGCCCTGAGCGCAAGGCGGCGCGGGACACCACCGGCGCAGGCGATTCGTTCAACGCAGCCTTCCTTGCCGCGCTGCTGATGGGGGCCGCTCCCGAGGCCGCTGTGCGCGCCGGGCACCGCCTAGCGGGAGAGGTCGTCATGCACCCCGGCGCCATCATCCCCATGGAGGCCATGCCGCAATGA